One Streptomyces sp. CG4 genomic window, GCCTTGGGCTTGGCGCCCTCCGCCGCGACGACGATCGCGAACCGCTTGCCGGCCTCGAAACGCTCGCCGACCCTTGCCGCCAACTCCTCGATGTCGAAGGGCCGTTCGGGGACGACGATGGCGTGGGCGCCGGCCGCCATGCCGGAGTGCAGCGCGATCCAGCCGGTGTGCCGGCCCATGACCTCGACGATCAGCACTCGCTGGTGCGACTCGGCGGTGGTCTTCAGCCGGTCCAGGGCCTCGGTCGCCACGGTGACGGCCGTGTCGAAGCCGAAGGTGACGTCCGTGACGGCGATGTCGTTGTCGATGGTCTTGGGCACGCCGACGATCGGCAGCCCGCCCGCCGACAGCAGCTGAGCCGCCTTCAGCGTGCCCTCACCGCCGATCGGGATGATCGCGTCCAGGCCGAGTTCCGCGACATGGCCCTTGGCCCGCTCGACACCGTCCCGCAGATGCTCCGGGCGGACCCGGGAGGAGCCGAGGATGGTGCCGCCGCGCGCCAGGATGCCGCCCACGGCGTCCAGGTCGAGCTTGAGGTAGTCGCACTCCAGGAGGCCCTTCCAGCCGTCCCGGAAACCGATGACCTCGTCGCCGTGGTCGGCGACGGCGCGGTGCACGACGGACCGGATGACGGCGTTCAGGCCGGGGCAGTCGCCGCCGGACGTGAGGACACCAATGCGCATAGCCCGAAATACCTTCTCAACGTGGGCCGGGTAACCGGACCACGTTGTCCGGCGGATTCCCGGCCACCCTACCGGCGTGAGGGGGTCGCTCCGTAGCGGGCGTCCGCCTGCTGGACGCGCCCGCACATGTGAGCGGACGGTCCGTCAGGCGGGCTCGTGACCACCGTGCCGGCAGGTGCTGGAGGAACCCTTGAGCACCCTTGGAAGAAGCCCCGGAAGGAGCCTCACGCGGGCTGCTGGGCCGCCGTGATGCGCTCGTCGCGCAGCGCCTCGTACCAGCGGTCGTCGACCGGCGGCAGCGCGTTGACGTCGAGCGCCAGCTTCAGCAGCAGGTCGGCGATCTGCGGGTTGCGCGCGAGGACCGGGCCGTGCATGTACGTGCCGAACACGGTCCCGTTGTACGCGCCCTCCGTGCCGTCCCCGGTGCCGTTGCCCCGGCCGATCTTCACCCGCGCGAACGGGCGGGCGGTCGGGCCGAGGTGGGTGACGCCCTGGTGGTTCTCGAAGCCGGTCAGCTGCGGCAGCCCGAGCTGCGGGTCGATGTCGGCGAGCACATCGCCGACGCACCGCTCGCCCTCGCCGCGCACCGAGACCACGTCGAGCAGGCCGAGACCCGGCTCGCGCTGGCCGAGGTCGTTGATGAACTCGTGGCCGAGGATCTGGTAGCCGGCACACACGGAGAACACGATCGCGCCGTTCTGCACCGCGCGGGACAGATGCCCGTCCCGGCGCAGCCGCTCGGCCGCGAGCCGCTGCGGCCGGTCCTCGCCGCCGCCGATCA contains:
- a CDS encoding glutamine amidotransferase; the protein is MSDNQLRLVWIYPDLLSTYGDQGNALVVERRARQRGLDVARLDVRSDQPIPTSGDIYLIGGGEDRPQRLAAERLRRDGHLSRAVQNGAIVFSVCAGYQILGHEFINDLGQREPGLGLLDVVSVRGEGERCVGDVLADIDPQLGLPQLTGFENHQGVTHLGPTARPFARVKIGRGNGTGDGTEGAYNGTVFGTYMHGPVLARNPQIADLLLKLALDVNALPPVDDRWYEALRDERITAAQQPA
- a CDS encoding 6-phosphofructokinase — encoded protein: MRIGVLTSGGDCPGLNAVIRSVVHRAVADHGDEVIGFRDGWKGLLECDYLKLDLDAVGGILARGGTILGSSRVRPEHLRDGVERAKGHVAELGLDAIIPIGGEGTLKAAQLLSAGGLPIVGVPKTIDNDIAVTDVTFGFDTAVTVATEALDRLKTTAESHQRVLIVEVMGRHTGWIALHSGMAAGAHAIVVPERPFDIEELAARVGERFEAGKRFAIVVAAEGAKPKAGSMDFDEGGKDIYGHERFAGIARQLSIELEQRLGKEARPVILGHVQRGGTPTAYDRVLATRFGWHAVEAVHRGEFGKMTALRGTDIVMVSLAEAVETLKTVPVERYDEAECVL